Within Conger conger chromosome 3, fConCon1.1, whole genome shotgun sequence, the genomic segment aattcaaactaAATACTTGTAACTTTCAAAGCACCTGTTATATATAGAAAATTTTAGTACACTCAGTGCACATTGCAGGCTTACTCTGCTTGCAGGAAATGTGATATAGGATGGCTGAATGCATTTATTAGAGAACACAGTcaaaaattgaaaataaaatcaatgctGATGCACATCAGAGCCTGTATGCTACTTGTAATCTAATGAAGGTGACTCGGATTACCCAGAAACCCAAGCCTTTAATATCCCCTGGAAGTTTTGATTGAGTTAATCTAATGTGGCCTTATTGATTTATTCTTGCCAGAagtttccctctttttttttttttatttatttatttattattttttagatcACAACTATTTTGAAAGCAGTTAACTGTCATCGAGAACAATACTTCTACAGCAAGACctaaaatatattgcaatatttgGAATTTCCTTTCGAGACAAAGCAGATTAGCAGATTAGTAGTGCCTAAAAAAGGGTACTACTCCCAcctaaatacaaataaataaatgtactggtcacaatgcattttaatgtggAGAGAGTATGTTCATGTCAATGATATAACCATTATATGACCAAACTAAATTCTAGTCACAATCTGAATATTCAAAAACGGTGTAAATTGAGAACAAATCAAAAAAAGAATGAGTCTCATGTCAAATGTGTGGTGTTTGAGAGGATCTGTGTGCTCAAGGCACCTCTATTCCTGGATTACAGGTACGAGTTTGATGTGACCAAGTGCATGTTCTCCAGTGGAAACATCACAGAGAAGCTTAGGATCGCCTCGTTCGATTGTACCGGGGAGACTGTAGTGGACTTGTAtgctggtaaaaaaaataaaattaataataattataattataataataacagtcaTATTACTGGGTGTGTTGCTTATTAACACCAGGGTTTTCAAACTGAAGTCCAGGAAGGCTTCactatctgctggttttttgtaACATTTTAGCACTTGTGCTAAATTAAAATACGTACCTTCTTTCCAAGTTCTAATTTGGCTGCTAAATGTAGAGTAACTGCAAAAATGTGGAGGACTGGAGCTCGAGAGCTCTGCTGTATTTTAAAAATTCGAAATGTGCTTTGGCTTTCCCACCACGGTGCCCGTTTGGCATTAAAAATAAGCtccgctgctctctctcccctgtagGCATCGGCTACTTCACCCTCCCGTACTTGGTACACGCAGGGGCCGCCCACGTCCACGCCTGTGAATGGAGCCCCCATGCGCTGAGCGCCCTAAAACGAAACCTGGAGCTGAACGGGGTGTCTGAACGCTGCACGGTGCATGAGGGCGACAGCAGACGGGTAAGGCGCAGTGTGATGCACCGAACAAAGGTCCGGGTGTTTGCACTGCAAAATCGCCAATGATCCAACCTGTGACGGTCGAGTAAAGCTGCTTTCACGCGATCGGCGTCAAAAATGCTCGACACAGCGTGAAGTCATTAAATTCCTTACGGCGGGAGCATTGAAGCCCGACATGGCAGCTCaatattattgttttcacaAAGCAAGTACACAATTTAGCCTTTTATAACCACAGACAACCTACTACTATCACATATTGTTGTGGCATGTTCCAGTTTAATTCACTAACAGCTTCCTGGATGGATGGTAACAACGGGCGGCACTCGATTCTTCTCATGTGTAGTCAACACCTTACTTGGCGTTGAACATAGAGCTTGATgctgatcatgtgaaagcagcttaagAGAGCTAGCTGATGTGTAATGGTCCTTGAAGTTGGTTAGCTCTTTATCCTGGATGATTGTGACCACATATTTCCACCTTTCAATGCATGATGTGCTGAATACTTCTGGTTggcagtcctggtcctggagtttCTAGGGATATTGTTGGGTATTTTCTCCATCCAACCCCCAAGTTGGATTACTTAATAAATACCAGTGAAAAGGTGATGTAGGCATATAAATGAATATTCAGGCTTAGACTTTTAATCATTGATGAAACCATAGAATCAAACAatggatttgaatttgaaaaataCAATCAAGAAACGGGGCACTTCGAGAAGCAGACTGGCCTGCTGGCCCCAGCGTGACCATTTTTCTTTGGGCCGTTCTCATCAGCTCCCTCTGTGCGACCTGGCCGACCGGGTGAATTTGGGCCTGATCCCCAGCTCCAGGGAGGGCTGGCCCGTGGCGTGCCGGCTCCTGAAGCAGAACACCGGCGGCGTCCTGCACCTTCACCAGAACGTGTCCTCGTCTGGCCCCCCCGCGGGTCCTACTCCTTTCGCCCCGCTCACAGGTCGCCCAGGAGGGGAGCCGGGGGCAGGCGCGGGGTCAGCGCCCCCCCAGGGGACTGGTGACACACAGAGGGACGTGTGGAAGGGGTGGGCTGAGGACACGGCTGCCGTCATCGCCCGTGTGCTGTCTGACATCTCTGGGAGACCCTGGAGGACCAGCGTCCAGCACGTAGAGCATGTGAAATCATACGCACCTCACATCCATCACTTGGTCCTGGACTTGGAGTGCAGACCCCTCTGAGGTGTACGTGCCCGCCAGTGCACACAGAAAGCACTAGAAACTAAGTTTGTGTGTTTCAAAGGTCCCAAAAAAGTGATCCCAAATCCCTTCTAACTTCTAAGAGGTTTCTAAGAAGGCGTGGGCTGTagccagctgttgggcccttgagaaaggccttTGAaccggcattgctccaggggggattgtctcctgcttagtctaatcaactgtaagttactttggtaaaaaaaaaaagcatcagctaaataccaTTTGAAAAAAGAAGTGAAACACTAATTGAGGGACTAGCTGTTGTTCCAAGTTAAATATTAACGAAATACCTTGTGATAACATTGTTAATGTCTTCTGGTTACTGGTTGCCTGCAACCATTTAATATAGTCAATTGTGCCCTgggatttttttcttcagttcaaATTGATTGAGTTGAGGCAATGTAATGGGTAAACAACTTATCGTGCATTAACTTTGGGTAGGCTTTGGGTAATCTTTTTTACTGGCAGCCAATGTGACGTTCTGCTGTAtagtaaaatgaatgaaaatttttttaattatgtttttttttttttttttaacaatgccTGATGAAATGAATGGGTTGAATGTATGAAGTGAAAATGTGCCTTTTATACAGGTgcgcagtttttttttttgtattgtgtgtgtgttctatcaCCAGGATTGTGATTGCACATAGGCAaccttttacaaaataaaaaataaaatggcttcagTCAGAGATGCGGTGAAGTTGCATGTAAGAGTTGGAgtatttattattcatgcaCAATGAAATCGCTGCCGACTGCGTGACTATGATGACGAAGACAGTGGAAGCAACATCATGGTGGATAGAGACGTTCCAAGTTTCCAAGTTTTTGTGAAAGGAAAGTAGAGGAGTGTGCACCTGCGTCTGGAAGCGCTGCTGGTTCTATGACTTCGTCCTGCAGTCTCACAAAAGTTCCCATATCTTCCGGGATAAGGGGGTTTCTTGGCATAGCTAAAAGTCAACCGACTCATTCGGCAGGAAGCgcagaaggagagaaagaccTTTGGACTACGGACAACTGGTGCATTTTACGGTAATGAAAACGCAAGTGACTTTCTTtgtctttcctgttttttttgttgttgggtATACTACAAGAATGTAAATGAAATACTATTCCATTTGTTGCATTTGTAGTTTTATAACAATTGACAAAAGTCCGGCGGTAACTAGTAACAAGGCGAACtacattctttttcttttgaacTATGTCGCCCCTGGGAATTCTTGTTTTGATCTTTTCCCGTAAATTCCAGTAATGGGCTAGATCTGTTATCGTAATGTGGGCGACGTTTGTAGACTGCTAATAAATGTCAGAATTTCTTGTAAATGGTTTTTATGTGCATTTAACGTGGCCcggcaaaataataaaaacctaatcACGTTGTTGTTAGCCGTTGTCCGCTATCTGTTCAAATATTTATATAGTTGAAGGAGAACCCGTTGTGTAGGCTAGGTCTGGGAAGTTTATAGTTGCGTCGGTGCTAACGACTTCGAATCATTCTAGTAGACTTTACTGTTTTACTTGAACTGTGCTCAGTACAATCTCATATAGATTGATGGTTGTAAAGACATACCAGTTTTGTCAAGACCTTTAAACATAGTTGGGTTATTTAGAAACgcatgtatttctgtgtgttttattctaAGCTGTACAAACCAACcgcaatgcaaaaaaatatttactgtgaCACATTGTTGCTAAGTTAGTAACCTATATGGCTCGTATGAGCACATTAATATTATTTACAAAGGAAGAGGTTGGATTTTCTTTGCTGTATGATTTATTGCATATTCCAAGCACTGCACATTTATATTAAAGGAAACTTGCTGCATCCTCTTATTCCCTGATGTAATTACTCTTATTGATAAAGATGGCATCCCTGTTCTGCTGGCTGCCAACATCTCTGTCCCGGTTGTGATGTTGTATAAGCGCACATATTCCAGCGTGTGTTATCGTATAGGCCTACTTAATTGTACTACCCATGGTATATGATTATGAGAAGGAGGCTCTCCTTCATCATAGCCGACTGGATACTTTTTCAATAAACAAAGTAAGGCTGATTCCTATGGCTCATTTTTTTGGCATTCTGTAAGGATTTGCTTAGGATATGAATTTGCAATTGTGTGTGCACGGGAATTATAACAACGAAGCTTTTGGTCTTTCGACTACAATATGAAAACAGTTTCTCATTCTCAGGATATATCATTCATAGCATACCTTTTTTGCAGTGCTCTTatattttcttttagttttttgtagTGTATTATGTTGACCGTTGACGAGATGATAATGAGGTTGTGCTTTGTACGTTAAAGGTGTCCCTGTGTCAACAAAAAGGCCTGACAACAACATGAAGTTATTTAATGGGTTCCCAAGGAACTCCACCCTCTTGTCATTAAAGGGTTGGAACGCAATGATATGTCATATGATGATggaatatgttttgtttttccactccCAATTCCATTTCAACGATCTTTTAACCAGACAGAAAATGTCACCAACTTTGTTTTTCCTTCTGCGGTGAGAAATGGCTCTGGGATCCTGGTCAGAGTTAGTCATCGTTTATAAAGTGGACCCTTGGCTCTGTGCCTGGCAGTGCCAGAGCAAGCATCACACAGTCGAGCAGTTGCATTAGGCCAGGCATTTGACAACCATCCATTTGTAAGGAGTTTTACCATTTACTGGGGAGCCATATCTGTGTCTGCCCTAACTGCAGCAGGTGAGTTTGAGTTCCTCCTGCACCCCTGCTCGGCCATGTGTCCCAGATGTGAAATGTGCTTGTCGCTTGTGAAGGCGGGGGACGGCTCTAGTCTGCAGGGCCTTTCCGCAGACGGGGGCGTGGGCCTCTATGTTAGACGGCTCTCCGCTGGCTGGAGGTCCCCGCGTCAACGCCTGTCAACCGCCGCGGCGTTAATTAGCGGGACCCAGCCGGGCGGCTGTGGCAGGCGGGAGGGCGAGCGGGAGGAAACGGGAAAGGTCATCCGTTCCGTGGCGAGTCGTTGTGTCATCCCTGTCTCCCCTGTCGCAGTGGGGACACCTCACTGTTTGTACACACGCCATCTCCACACTCCACATCCGGCTGTGGCGTACCATTTTCGCCTGGCTTATTTACCATTGTTTTGTGCAAGCTTCCGCCCCCCCTTGATTAAACATTAACAGTGCCTGTATAAATTAACCGTATGGTGTGTTGCTTTAAAtactttgttgttattttttttttaggtccACTTGTGGGCACTCTTCCTTATTGCTGTCCACTCTGACTCAGTTGTGGGCCGGACATTATAGTGTTTGCTCTTGACTCAGATAAAAATTCTGCCCTCGGCTACAGTACCAATCCCCTTTATGATGACCACAGGCGAAGCCACCGTCAGATATTAAAGCGCTTATTTACAAGACAGCTCGCTGATTTATTAGTTTTAATCTCTCGCTGTTTGCGGAGGAAGGACCGTGCTCGGGGCTCTCTAATGAGTTTTGCCGGCTGTAAAGGAAGTCTGCTGCGCTCAAAGTGTTCTGTGTAGAACGtaagatggaggagagagaggggacacagAGCCACCCAGGCCACACGTCACAAATCCAATGTACTCATTCAGCATTTCTTTTGTACTGTCACTGATTTTCAGAATTCATTTTATGTCCGTTGTATTTTGTGGGGATTTTAAAGGTACActgattaatttattaattggaGGGGGGAGAGTTACAGATCTTCTGTTGGGGTTTTCTCCTGGAGGGAGGGCCGGTGAAGAAGGCGAGGATGCTGCAGACGGTGGAGGTGATCACCCTGTCCTTCCTGACGGACTCGGAGCGGGAGCTGATCATGGAGGTGCTGCGGAGGGACGAGGAGGTCCGGCGGTGCGAGGAGCAGCGCGTTCGGTGAGtgcgcccctcccccccctcccacacccctCCTGCGCCCCTCCTGCGCCCCCCCTGCGCCCCTCCCGCGCCACCACCACGGCGCATCGTCATGGAGACCCAACcgcctctctccgtctcccctcTCCGCCGCAGGAGGCTGAAGACGGAGCTCCTGGAGATCAGACGGAAGGGCGTCAAGCGCGTGAGCGGCAACTACGCCAGGCAGGGCTGCGGCCGCTGCCAGGAGCCGCTGGGTCGCCTGGCAACCGGCACCGGCCAGTGCCACGCCTGCAACCACCGCGTGTGCCGGAACTGCCGCGGTGTCCGCCCCAACGGCGCCTGGGTGTGCAGCGTGTGCGCCAAAGAGGCGTGAGTCCCCCCCTACCCTCCTACCCCCCTGCGTGCTGCCGGGAACATCCAAATTCACAATGATAACAATTACATATCCAtagagcagaggtcaccaaccctggtcctggagagctactgctggttttcactgttactctgcacttaatcaactcgagcagatgattacacactTAAcgtcacctggttacctggctCTCAACAGGGttctgattttaaggtgaaaacaaaaaccagcggaCCCAGTAGctatccaggaccagggttggtgacctctgccaTAGAGTATATGTTATTTAGAATATTTGAAGCATAATTGATTTCATTACCCAGATTTCTGTGTCTATATATGAAGGCAATTTTGTAGCAATTTGGGACTTAACTCGGCTGCTGAATTCTACTTGTCTGAAATGAACCAAATATAATATGTGAAATAACCAATTATTCTAGGTCTGTTTTGTGCCATGAGTTTGAATCgtgaaaatatgtaaatgactGTTTTCCCCGAGGTCCCATGGGAGGGGACGGGTTGAAAAGGATCATGAGATGCGTAGAAAAACCGCAACTTGTTCAAAACACCTACTCTGCAGTCACTCACACCACTCTATTGAACACTAAACTTATTATACACACCGTGTGGAAACCGTTGTTTTTGACGCATACATTTTAATTCCATTTTCTAATGGATTAGTGAGTAGCGGgtcacagaaaatgtgtttgttcattaCGAGGGTAGATGAGGTAAACATTGACCAGTTAGATGGTGTTTTAACCATTTGAAATGTGAGTTTCTGTGTTGTAGTACAGCCTTATAGATgattgccagtagtgattgttacatttacattagaaGGTTCAGTTATAGATCGTTCACATCACATAGTGTTTGTGGTCTTGCTCCTGAAAGGGTGTAATGCATTAGTGCTGTTCTCTCGTTGCAGGGATCTGAAGAAGAGCACTGGAGACTGGTTCTATGACCAGAGGGTTAACCGTTTCTCCGATTCCCCGGGGCACGATATCGTGAGGTCCTCCTTGAGGAAGAGGCCAGAGTGTGGGTACAGGAAGTGGAGgcagaaaaagaaacattctgtgtttttaaaacTCAACTAATGGGGAAAAAGGCggcctgtgcatgcatgtaattTGTTCTTGGTGAACCAAACCATTATATTTTCTGcagtttaaaattttttttattttttacttttaacgccttttgtttttcttggataactttctttttctttttttcttttttgcatgtCTCTCTAAGCCCCTGTTTTTTGTTCCTCATTCCGCAAGCATAATTATGTGGTTGTGTTATGCTGGAAAACTGCACTTGACCTCTTGACCAGAGCGGTCACTCTTGCCAAAAGAGACATTCCCGGAACGCAATGGAAACCTTCCATTCCCAGATGACGCTATGGAAAACGATGCATCGCCCAGCGGGACAGCCAGCACTGGAAGAGACCAGTCATGTGTAcattactgtgcagaagtcttaggcacccttgactttattatatatatatatttatatatatatatatatatatatatatatatatatatatatatatatatatatagtgtgtgttagtataaaagagcacatttgaaatgtccaaatattcattttccaaaagatttaattttactgagacatttttgtatttcatttaaaaaaagtaacatattactgtaagcaattgactgctttttacataaaaacttggatCAAGGCTGTCTGCGATCAGAAGCAagaagccaaccaaagtctgcagaagaactgtagcaagttctccaacatgattggaacaacctccctgctgattgtcttagccaacgctgtcctgcagttctatatctcagagaagtgatgcagttttaacgccgaagggtgctcacaaaaaatattgaactgtatagtttttaactattctgccaaattactaaaacgtaaaaaaatgtaaaatgtatagtatgtttatttaggacctttcattgaattatttttgaaagaatcttatctgtacagagtgttatacaggtgcctaagacttttgcacagtattgtacattacattccattccattaatggcatttggcagacgctcttatccagaccgacgtacagttgattagactaagcaggaggcaatcctcccctggagcaatgcagggttaagggccttgctcaagggcccaacggctgtgcggatcttattgtggctacaccgggattagaacccccgaccttgcgtgtcccagtcatgtggaGGTGAAGCCTGGCCTCGGCAGGGCTAACGGAGGGCTCCTCTCTTtcagtgaggaagagggagacTGTTGGGGAGAGGCTCCTGCAGACCAGGGCGATACAGCCGCCCCCCGCGCCCCGCCTCACCCTGAAGGAACTGGCCAATGAGAAGCCGTGAGAATACTATGATCCTTATTTGGGGatggaagtgggggggggggcaactgTGACAAGTCCTTACCTGACACTCGCTTGAGTCCTTACCTGGTAGACGCAGGTAGCATTATGATAAGTATGTACAGCAGCTGTTATGGCAGTGCCAGTGCTGGCTTTTGGGACCCCCTCGAAAACGAGAGGATACCTCTCATGGGGTTTATCCTGTTGCAATAGATTTCCTATTATGGGTCTTTACCTGCTAGTTCCCCCTAATTTATCAGGCAGCATCTATGACGTGTCTTTACTTAGTTGACTCCATTCACAACTGTGACAAATGCttgcctgaaaaaaaaaaataataataatttcttgtGTTTAAATGGTGCTTTTCTCACAGTTAAATCACTTCACCCTGATTAGGGAGAAACTGGCCTCAGCCACCGCCCACGTgtggcacccacctgggtgattcATGACAGCCATGGCTgttgaggtggagagagagagagagagagagatttttttaGACAatgaaaacaggcagatttGAGAGATTTGGTTTGAGGGAGCCAGGTTAGGAATTTAGCCGGGACACCACTAGCACCCTGACACTGATGGAGTCCTCACCTGTTGGAATGATGCTGCACCCGGAACACCTGGTGTTTCTCTGATTCCCAGCCCCCCCGCTGAGGTGTCCAAACCCCCACAGccgcagcaggagcagcagcagcgcaGTGACACAGAGTCGGTGGAGAAGACCAGCCTGAACAGCGCCAGGACCGAGACAGAATCCTCCCGCGGGACTCCTGTCCTGCCACGGTAAGGCCGCAGAGTACACACTTCAGTACCACGCTCCCGCTGCTGTGTATAAGCGCCGACCTGATCTCGCCTCCTGTCccgcaggagggagggggtggtggagggccGGTCAACGGCCAGGTCCAGTCCTGTGGGCTCCTGCGCGTCCACCCTGCCCGTCCCCGTCAAAGCAGGCACCCAGAGCAGCTCTGCAGACGCCCCCGCAGTGAGCCGCTAAACCGTTTTTAATAAGCAGTAGGGCAGGTTGATGAACCGTGAGGGCTAtttactttagtttttttttttttcctgtgcagGAACGCCATGCAATGAATTGCCATGCAATGTATCTTTTTTTCTAAAATCATCAAAATCATAAAAAGGCCAAGTGAAAACATCAAtcttattgatttattgatttcttaactgatttataaaaacaaaaaaaaaacaataactatTGTTATCATCATCTAGCAATTATGATCCATGATTGAATGagaaataattgcaataattacTTAACAGTTGTAATGGACGTATGTTTACCTTTCCATGGACTGATTGATGTCACCATCTTATTTTTCTGCCGCAAGACTACGATGCAGCCGGGAGTGTCCTTTTCTGGGGTCACTGAGGACGAGGCGCTGTTTAAGAGGAACCCCCGGAGGTCACTGAAAACCTCAGGTGAGCCACCAGAAGATATCCCCGGAGTATATCCAAGCTCGGAGACGGAGTCATGCAGCTGATCGATGAGCATTTCTCAGGgcgacagtaagagcagttgtctggcagtcggtgggttgctggttcgaacccccgcccgggctgtgtcgaagtgtccctgagcaagacacctaacccccaattgct encodes:
- the trmt12 gene encoding tRNA wybutosine-synthesizing protein 2 homolog — encoded protein: MNSVPALRVERRLAQRYREHLEAQGVWQPRYRVQRCSDGMVALPLVPNCLPELDLRTLQLTVSPGSPISLVYIQTPTLSKRERVMSENDKLVKTLRELLVSRGERWSEELREDIPHSWQRHGDLVLVGEGCFSRLVWESMGTELWQAVARGLGCSRLAQIGRVSSDEFRTPVVTMLLGEDSIVTHVDNRIRYEFDVTKCMFSSGNITEKLRIASFDCTGETVVDLYAGIGYFTLPYLVHAGAAHVHACEWSPHALSALKRNLELNGVSERCTVHEGDSRRLPLCDLADRVNLGLIPSSREGWPVACRLLKQNTGGVLHLHQNVSSSGPPAGPTPFAPLTGRPGGEPGAGAGSAPPQGTGDTQRDVWKGWAEDTAAVIARVLSDISGRPWRTSVQHVEHVKSYAPHIHHLVLDLECRPL